Genomic window (Dictyoglomus thermophilum H-6-12):
AGTATAATTAAAAACATATTTTTGAGGATTTTTCAGTCTTTATTTGGAAGATTTAACTTTGTGAATAAAATAACAAAGAAGTTATTGAGAGATATCCTAATCTCAAAACAAAAATCCTCTGGGGTAAAATTCTTCAGGGTTATTAGAGTGTTTGATGATAAGCTTGAAATAGAAGATGTAATAATCTCGTCAGAGAAAATTAGTAAGGTGTTTTGTGGTATGGAAAATCCTTATATTTTTATTCCTTCTTCAAGATATTTTGAAATTGGAGACTTAAATAGATATTATCACCAGTTTGAAGTAGGTTCAAAAAGGGTAACAATTAGGAGGGTTTTTAATGAGAAAGGAAAAGAAGAATTTAGTTATAAACTTGATTAAGCTAATATTAACTTTTTTAATATTTTGGGTTATTTTTAAAAGAGTTCCTTTTAATTCCTTATTTGAAGTTATAAAAGGGACAAGGTTTTTTTATTTTATTCCTGTCTTTTTGTTGGGTGTAGGTTTTACAATTTTTAAGATCTATAAATGGCATCTTTTGTTGTCATCGGTAGAAGATGTTAATTTTTCAAGGTCTGTGGATAGTTATTTTATTGGAATGTCTCTTGGAATTGTTACTCCTGGTAGAATTGGGGAAGTTGGAAGGATAAGTAATATAAATAAAAAATTAGAAGGTTTAGGTATTGCTCTTTGGGATAAAATTTTCGATCTTTATATAGTACTGCTTCTTGCTCTACCTGGAGTTTATTACTTCAGAGGATTTTTAGTTGGTATTTTATATACTTTCTTTTTAATAGCAATTTTCTTTATTTTAATAAGACCTCAATACCTCGATTTTTTAAAGAAAATTCCTATCCTCAAAAATTATCCTCAAATTATTGATGGTTTAAAGGTTATTAAGCTAAAAACTCTGATAATCAATCTTATTATTACTTTCATGGCTTATTTTCTTGTTATTATAGAGGGATATTTTTTGGGTATGGCGTTCAATATGGAAAACTTCTTTGCCTTTTTATATGGATATCCTCTTGTGATGTTAGTAAATTTAATCCCTATAACTATAGCAGGGCTTGGTATAAGGGAGGGTACTGCTATTTTAATTTTGGATAAGTTTTCTGTACCTTCAAATATTGCATTTAATGTCTCTTTTTTGATATTCCTTATAAATACTGCATTGCCTGCTATTTTAGGTATTTTTGCTATGTATTTATGGGAGATAAAAAAGAGTATCTATAAAACTGATTTATGGGCTTATCTTATTACTTTTATAGGTGGATTTTTAAGATTCTATAAGATTGGAGTAAGAAGTATATGGATAGATGAGGCTATAACTGCTCAGGTATCGGGGATGGGTGTGAAGGATATTATTTTAAACAGAGCTTCTACTGGTATCCATCCACCTCTTTATTTTATTCTTATGCACTTTTGGATAAAGATTTTTGGAGACTCAGAAATTGCTATTAGGTCTTTATCAGCTATTTTTGGTATTTTGTGTATTTTTATGATATATAAGCTTGCCTCAAAAATTTTTGATAAGTTAACAGGACTTATCTCTGCTTTTATTTTTGCTTTTTCGCCTTTTTATGTGTATTTTGGACAAGAGGCAAGGATGTATCCCATGGTAACTTTTCTTATACTTCTTTCTCTGTATTATCTTCTCAAAGGGATAGATAAGGGTAAAAATATTATTCTTATTACAATTTCCAATATTCTTATGCTGTATACTCATATTTTTTCAGCCTTTGTAGTCCTTTCTGAAAATCTCTTTGTCTTTATTACTAATTTTAAAAACAAAAAGGTTCTAAAAAAGTGGATTATTGCTCAGTTTATAATTTTGCTCTTTATTTTACCTTGGTTATATGTAATCATTCAAAATAGAACTCCAGAAGTTTATCAAGGAGCCCAGAAGGTTTCTTTGACTAATCTTGGTTATACATTTTTAGAGATAAATCTTGGGGCTGGAAGGGCAGTCTTTAGAAACAAAATCCTTATTGCATCCCTCTTCTTGCTTATTTTTATTATTGGATTTTTGCCTCCTTGGGAAAAGAAAAGAGAAATTCTTCTTTTATTTTTGTACCTTTTTGTGCCTATATTGCTTTTGTTGCTTCTCTCATTGAGGAAGAGTTTCTTTAGTGCTCGATACATTTCTATGTTTATCCCTGGATATGTAATATTTCTTGGAAGAGGTATTAGGAGGTTTAAGCACTATTCTTTAATATTTTTAATTGTTATGGGATTACTTTCAATATACGCTTTAGGGTTAAATTACTATTATAGCAATCTTGCTAACCTGAACCGTCCATGGAGAGATGCGGTAAGATATATACATGAAAATGTGGGAGGGGAAAAAGTCTTTATTTTTGCTCCTTACATGTGGAGACCCTTTGAATACTATAATAGAGGAAAGATAAGCTATGAAACTTTGCATATCTCTCAATTAGAGAATAAATTAAAAGGCTTATCTTCTGGCGAAAGATTTTGGATGATCATTGCAAATCATGAAATAGAGGATCCTGAAGGAAAAGTTATAAGCCTTTTGGAAAATAAATTTATTCCTCTAAAAGAGGTTAGATATTATAGGATTATTATTAAGCAGTATAAAGTGCCAGAAGGCTAATCTGTTTTGATTAGAAGCATGCCTCTATCATAGTTCATTATCTCTTCAAGATCTTTTTTGTATTCTTTGAAATTTTGAACAGGTATTAGTATTTCTTTCTGAACAAACACTCTTTTTAGGTGTAATATATTTTCTTTTCTTTCCACTTGTACAAGATAGCTTATCCAATCATTTTCTTTTATTATCTCTGTGATGGTTGTAGTTATGTTTACTCCTTTGGGAATTTTTATGGTGATATCTTCTACCTCTTTATAAGGTAAGTAGTATTCTATGTCATAAACTCTTTCTTCTTTTGATATCTCCTCTGCAGAATTTATGCTGGTAAATGGGAACATTTTAATTAGGTTTATATCTTTTTTATTAGATATTAGATATGGATTTTCAAATCTTAGTTTGATTAATAAAGGCTCCTCTAGGTTAGATAGGTTTTGTATATCCCAATCTGTTAATTTGGAATTGGGGATGTAATAATTCAAAAGCCT
Coding sequences:
- a CDS encoding flippase-like domain-containing protein, whose protein sequence is MRKEKKNLVINLIKLILTFLIFWVIFKRVPFNSLFEVIKGTRFFYFIPVFLLGVGFTIFKIYKWHLLLSSVEDVNFSRSVDSYFIGMSLGIVTPGRIGEVGRISNINKKLEGLGIALWDKIFDLYIVLLLALPGVYYFRGFLVGILYTFFLIAIFFILIRPQYLDFLKKIPILKNYPQIIDGLKVIKLKTLIINLIITFMAYFLVIIEGYFLGMAFNMENFFAFLYGYPLVMLVNLIPITIAGLGIREGTAILILDKFSVPSNIAFNVSFLIFLINTALPAILGIFAMYLWEIKKSIYKTDLWAYLITFIGGFLRFYKIGVRSIWIDEAITAQVSGMGVKDIILNRASTGIHPPLYFILMHFWIKIFGDSEIAIRSLSAIFGILCIFMIYKLASKIFDKLTGLISAFIFAFSPFYVYFGQEARMYPMVTFLILLSLYYLLKGIDKGKNIILITISNILMLYTHIFSAFVVLSENLFVFITNFKNKKVLKKWIIAQFIILLFILPWLYVIIQNRTPEVYQGAQKVSLTNLGYTFLEINLGAGRAVFRNKILIASLFLLIFIIGFLPPWEKKREILLLFLYLFVPILLLLLLSLRKSFFSARYISMFIPGYVIFLGRGIRRFKHYSLIFLIVMGLLSIYALGLNYYYSNLANLNRPWRDAVRYIHENVGGEKVFIFAPYMWRPFEYYNRGKISYETLHISQLENKLKGLSSGERFWMIIANHEIEDPEGKVISLLENKFIPLKEVRYYRIIIKQYKVPEG